The following DNA comes from Camelina sativa cultivar DH55 chromosome 14, Cs, whole genome shotgun sequence.
GGACGCATGATAAGCCAGTGCGATGTGTTGAGTATTCTTATGCTGCAGGTTGGTAAAGTGGTTATGATGTTCTTGATCATTATGTGAACTCTTACCTTGTTGATACTTAATTGCTTTTGATGGCTAGATAAAAAATTCATTCTGTTAATTAGTTAATGTTGATGAAATTTGTCAAGAGCGGCTATTTTAGTGCATTTGTTTGAGGGCATATATATTCTTCAACGTTATTGCAACTTTATTTGGAACTCAGAATCCTTTTTagtatgttgttgttctttctAATCATCCCATAGCATTACTTGAACACTTTGTTTACGTGATGTTTATAGGGCAAGTAATCACTGGAAGTTGGGATAAAACGATCAAATGTTGGGATCCAAGAGGTGCAAGTGGGATGGAGCGCACACAGATTGGTACATATCAGCAACCTGAGCGTGTTAACTCTCTTTCTTTAGTTGGAAATCGTTTGGTAGTGGCAACAGCAGGAAGGCATGTCAACATTTATGATCTCAGAAATATGTCCCAGCCTGAGCAGAGAAGAGAGTCCTCTCTTAAATACCAGACAAGATGTGTTCGTTGTTATCCCAATGGATCAGGTTAAATGGCTGATAGTTCCTATTCTGTGATTTTTTTCCAACAGTCAAATTTGCTTTTTGCCAAGTATACTCAGTAGCCTGATTTCCTCTTCCACACTTTTGATTTCAATTATACTTTACAGGATATGGCCCTTAGCTCTGTTGAAGGGAGGGTTTCAATGGAGTTTTTTGATCTATCAGAGGCTGCTCAAGCTAAAAAGTATGTCCCTAATGTGTTTGCTCTTACCTGTTTTTGACTAAATATGGTACTCTATGACTTCTTGTTTATCTGCTGATCTTTTTCTGGTAGATATggcttttacatttttcttttttttaatctcattaACTGTTTTTGAACATGTCAGATATGCTTTCAAATGTCACCGGAAATCTGAGGAGGGTAGGGACATTGTCTACCCTGTAAATGTGATTGCTTTCCATCCGATGTAATTCTTGTCTTAAAAGAAACCTGATTGTTTCCTTTCAGCATTTTGATTGATTCAACTAGTCCTTACAGAATTTGGCTTAAAGTTACTGTTTATTAGATAAAGAGCAGAACTTGTTAGTTTGTATGGAGAAGATGAAAATCTAGTGGAGAATATATGGATTTTTAGGGCTCGTTCAGAGTATTGTGAATGCTACTAGTTCATTTGAGAACAAATGCTGTTAAGTTTGTTCTGGGAAACTTTATTTATATGGACATATGTAGAAACTTTGAAACTTAAACCGGTCGCTCAACTCTATCGCTTCTAATAACCTGAGGGTTTATAAATTGTAGTTATGGCACTTTTGCTTCCGGAGGTTGTGATGGTTTCGCCAACATTTGGGATGGTAACAACAAGAAGAGGCTATATCAGGTTAGCAATCACAAGAGCTTTTGATATTTgtatcttttcaatgtttttttggtaagtGAGACACAACATCAATTTGCTCCTTTTTGTTTGCAGTACTCTAAGTATCCAACAAGTATTGCAGCGCTTTCATTCAGCCGAGATGGTGGATTACTGGCTGTTGCTTCTAGTTACACGTTTGAAGAGGGAGACAAACCGTAAGAATTTGACTCTTTAATCTTTTGTAGTTATAAAACCTTAGACGTTTTTGAATAGCTTGCCTTCAGGCATATAGAGACATTCAACCCATGACCCTTTGAACTTACGGATAGcattttagatatattattgTGTTTTGCTTTTGGATTGATCTCTCTTTTAACTGATACCGAGTGTTGTGCTTTTGCAGGCATGAACCAGACACAATCTTTGTACGAAGAATGAAATCGAAGTGAAACCGAAACCCATAGTATACCCTAATCCTGCGGTATAGTCAGGAATAATGGAATGAGCAGAATAACTCGACTTGTGTGTGGTATTGTTCCTACGGTGGTTGCCCAAAGAAGATTGTAGCACGTTGTAGTGAGCTTTAAAATCTTATATTGGCTGTAAAGTGAAGAAGCGTGTGACCATTACAATGGCTTTAGTAACTGTTATTGTGTTCCTCTGGTTTTGAGTAAAGTCCAATTACTCTCTgcaatatctcttttttttttgttttgttttgggttttgtgtaTTGGTTTAGAAGTTAGAACTAAGTTGTACTCACAATGGACGTAAGAGCAAATATATAACTGGACTTGGAAAAGATTCTCTGATATGTATGTACATGAAGATTCCTAAAacttaattgaaaatttgaaaagttGACAAATCCAAACAAAGGGATACAAAAGTGAGTAAACTGTGAAGAAACAAGTAACAGACATAAACATACAAATTGCTTACTACTAAAAAGACTTCCCAAGACGAGAGGATCATCAACACAGACACTAGGCCACTCTCTCTTCAAATTTagctccttcttcttcgatttccaTCATCTCAAGCACGGATCATCTGTCAAATCACATTTTCTAATACAAGCATTTTAGATTTGCAAAGTTTTTCTCTGTCATAGGTGTTGTAATAAAAGAAGGTGATTCTTACCACTTTGCAGTTGTTTCTTCCTTTCAATGTCTTTGAAGCTTCTGCAGCGAAAGCTTGGGCTGCTTCTGCTTCCGCTTCTGCTACCTCTGCTTCCTTTGCAGCTTCCTCAGCCTCTGCCATGGCAGCTTCTGCCTCTGCAACTGCCTGTGCTGCAACTGCTGCTGCCTCATGTACGTTCATACTCTTCATTCTGGCTAACTCTGCATCAACCTGTGACCTTGTCTGAAAAGTCGTTTCATCTCTGTCTGTTTTGGGTGAATGCAAAGAAGACGTCCTCTGCCTGTAAACATCCCTGGACCTTTTTTCTTGTGGGAAGACAACGGAGTGGAGTTTGGAATTCTATACTTGCGCTTAATCTGTAAAAGGGAAACCCGGATCAATAGAACTTCTGTTCTACTAACAAACTATAAAGCAAGCATACTACTattcaaaagacaaaaacaaaaaggcatACATACTATTcaatagaccaaaaaaaatatgcacATGATCCTGCAGTGCGTTCGATAAATATATGCACATAATCCTGCAATGCAGCAAATGTATTAAATTTTACCTTCACAAGTTTACCGCAAGCTGTCAAgtacttgagcttggtagacaACTACCGTTTGAAGTCTGGTGGAGCATGATATTGATCCTAGACAAGCGAATAAAAGGCACACGGGTACAGTTAAGTCTCTAAATCAGTCTTTTACAAGGAACTTAAACAAGGAATCCTTAGATCAGTAATATTCATGGAGAGTTCAATTTTCCCATgctttaatcaaataattagaTAAACAAAGTAATGCCCAACATGATTctgaaataaatacaaaatcttCTACTCTTATGATATTCCAGTATATATATCTAGACATAAGTAGATGCCATCACAATAATTCTAGTAATTACAGAAGTATTCCTAGACATTTCAGCTTAATCTGAGTAACACTGATCCCATGCATTGCTTATATTGAAGAATATATTGTATTGACACAACCAACGgctaaattttggttttcatcCGCAATGACTTCACAACATATCAATCTACAGAGGATCATCAATTTGAAATATAGGACGATGCagataaaaaaattaggaaaatagGTACGTcgtacataatattttttatgtattcaagtacaatttaactaaatttatttggttatgCTTAGAACAATTCATCAACTCTCAATCGTAGACCAGTAGACCACAATGAACTGATGCATAGTAATATACAACCATGTacctatattaaaatatacctATACATTGTAAAAAGTcgcaaaacaaaatttttattaatatacaaaTCTTTGATTATCTTACGCATCATCTATAGTATGTCCTCTTCGACCCGAAGTTCTGGATAGACACAAATCTCTTTGGATAGACACAGATtcatacaaatttaattatttttatatttaaaaaacacttcCAGTGAATGACTGATGAAGATGGTCTTAGAACATCTAGATCTTTTTGAATGGTATGGTAGTGATCTCAAATtcaccaaatttacaaaatatgtctagtgtttagtttattttttaaaacatcagcGTTTCATAAATGTAGATTtcgtattaaaaataatttttgatcaTTTCTGTGATCATAAAAGTTGTtcataactgtttttttttttgaagttcaTACAATTTGTAGAATTTTAGgcaaatgatttatttttccgCAAAGCCCGGacttttttggtttgtataaaGAATTCAATCTTTAATTTAATCAATCGAACCACTACTAAAAGAAGtacaaaagagtttttttttgtttataatttgcttttgttttgttcagtTAGTCTTCGTGTATTATTATCGACAGTGACACTACAAGTCTACAGACTACAGCGGACAAAGGTGACTTTTATGAGTTGAATAATAATTTTCGTTTCaaagaaatacataaaagaagATTATTAACCtctagagagaagaagaaggccaAGGAAAAATGTcactcttcctctgtttcctctgcttCTTACCCCTTATCTTaatctttttgaaaattttcaaatcttcGAAATGGAACGTTCCTCCTGGTCCAAAGACGCTTCCGATCATCGGAAACTTACACCAACGCCGGGAACTACATCCCAGGCATCGTCGAAATCTCTCCGACAAATACGGACCAGTAGTGCTTCTCCAATACGGATTCGTCCCCGTGGTGGTGATCTCTTCGAAAGAAGCAGCAGAGGAAGTTCTAAAAATCCACGATCTTGAGTGTTGTAGTCGACCAGAGACGGCCGGGACCAGAGCAGCTTTTTACAACTTTAAAGACGTCGGGTTCGCACCTTACGGTGAAGAGTGGAGAGTGATGCGGAAGCTCTCGGTGGTCGAGCTCTTCAGCTTGAAAAAGCTTCAATCTTTTAGGTCTATCAGAGAGGAAGAGAACGACTTGTGTGTCAAGAAACTCTCTGAGTTTGCTACGAAACGATCTCCGGTGAATCTTGAGAAAACCCTTTTCACTTTGATCGGAAATATAGTGTGTAGGATCGGGTTCGGGATCAATCTTTATGATTGTGACTTCGTTGATGAAGATAGGATCGTTGATCTTGTGCACAAGTCTGATGAGGTCATAGGAGATTCTCTATTCTCTGATTTCTTTCCCGGGAGAATCGGCAGACTCATCGACCGGATCTCCGGTCAGAGCAAGAGGTTGAACAATCTTTTCTCGGAACTAGACACTTTCTTTCAGAATATTCTCGATCATCATCTCAAGCCTGGAAGAGAGAGGTCCTATATCATTGACGTGATGATCGCTATGATGAAGAAGCAAGAGACAGATGGAGATGCTTTCAAGTTCACCACTGATCATCTCAAAGGGATGATCTCGGTACCGTACCTATAATATAATAgtcttttttcaagttttatatcTATTCCGAAGTGGTTGATGATCTTGCAACATTaacatttgtgtttttggttttatgtcaCAGGACATATTTCTAGCAGGAGTTGGCGCAAGCGCTGCCACAGCGGTATGGGCAATGACCGAACTGATCAGAAACCCGAAAGTGATGAAGAAAGTGCAAGACGAGATTCGGACAACACTTGGGGACAAGAAGGAGAGAATCACAGAAGAAGATCTAAACCAACTCCGCTACTTTAAGCTCATGGTCAGGGAGGTATTCAGGTTACATCCATCAGCTCCACTTTTGCTTCCAAGAGAGACATTGTCTCATGTCAAGATCCAAGGCTACGACATTCCTGCGAAAACACAGATCATTATCAACGCTTATGCGATTGCTCGTGATCCAAAACTATGGGAGNNNNNNNNNNNNNNNNNNNNNNNNNNNNNNNNNNNNNNNNNNNNNNNNNNNNNNNNNNNNNNNNNNNNNNNNNNNNNNNNNNNNNNNNNNNNNNNNNNNNNNNNNNNNNNNNNNNNNNNNNNNNNNNNNNNNNNNNNNNNNNNNNNNNNNNNNNNNNNNNNNNNNNNNNNNNNNNNNNNNNNNAAAGACGTCGGGTTCGCACCTTACGGTGAAGAGTGGAGAGTGATGCGGAAGCTCTCGGTGGTCGAGCTCTTCAGCTTGAAAAAGCTTCAATCTTTTAGGTCTATCAGAGAGGAAGAGAACGACTTGTGTGTCAAGAAACTCTCTGAGTTTGCTACGAAACGATCTCCGGTGAATCTTGAGAAAACCCTTTTCACTTTGATCGGAAATATAGTGTGTAGGATCGGGTTCGGGATCAATCTTTATGATTGTGACTTCGTTGATGAAGATAGGATCGTTGATCTTGTGCACAAGTCTGATGAGGTCATAGGAGATTCTCTATTCTCTGATTTCTTTCCCGGGAGAATCGGCAGACTCATCGACCGGATCTCCGGTCAGAGCAAGAGGTTGAACAATCTTTTCTCGGAACTAGACACTTTCTTTCAGAATATTCTCGATCATCATCTCAAGCCTGGAAGAGAGAGGTCCTATATCATTGACGTGATGATCGCTATGATGAAGAAGCAAGAGACAGATGGAGATGCTTTCAAGTTCACCACTGATCATCTCAAAGGGATGATCTCGGTACCGTACCTATAATATAATAgtcttttttcaagttttatatcTATTCCGAAGTGGTTGATGATCTTGCAACATTaacatttgtgtttttggttttatgtcaCAGGACATATTTCTAGCAGGAGTTGGCGCAAGCGCTGCCACAGCGGTATGGGCAATGACCGAACTGATCAGAAACCCGAAAGTGATGAAGAAAGTGCAAGACGAGATTCGGACAACACTTGGGGACAAGAAGGAGAGAATCACAGAAGAAGATCTAAACCAACTCCGCTACTTTAAGCTCATGGTCAGGGAGGTATTCAGGTTACATCCATCAGCTCCACTTTTGCTTCCAAGAGAGACATTGTCTCATGTCAAGATCCAAGGCTACGACATTCCTGCGAAAACACAGATCATTATCAACGCTTATGCGATTGCTCGTGATCCAAAACTATGGGAGAACCCCGATGAGTTTAACCCTGACAGGTTTCTCGACAGTTCCATAGATTATAAAGGACTAAACTTTGAGCTTATACCGTTTGGATCTGGTAGGAGAATATGTCCAGGGATGACAATGGGAATCATGCTTGTTGAGTTGGCATTGTTGAATTTGCTTTACTTCTTCGATTGGGGATTGCGGGAGATGGATGAAGCCAACGAGATCGTCACCGGAAATGAAGATGTTCTCAACTTCGTTCAAGTTCTTCAccactgaatatatatatatgtacactaGAGATtcaaagataataaaataatggtcactttttgttttttttgttttttttttttgtcaacaaaagaatcagccCAAATGAGCCAATTTGGTGGAAAAGagattacaaacaaaacatgttgCGGAGACAgtcgcgcttggcgtgccaaagaatccgcactTACATTCGCACTACGGGGAACTAGAGATAgggaaaatgaagaaaactcCGCTTGATCTATCTTGATGTCGTCGAGGTAGGGTGTGAAAGCCGGCCAGTCGgtaggagaagacaccatcttcaccaaatcagaacagtTCGTATAGAAAGACACGTCCCGATAGTCGTGTCCAATCATGCACCGCATAGCCCAAATAaaagcttctacttctgcatGTAGGGGGGACAAACTGCGTCGAAAATTTGTTGCTCCCTTAATTGACCCTGAATCATACGAGGAGGAGCAAACCCAACCTACACCTGCAAACGCGTAAgtcgctttccaagagccatcaacgaAACACCGATAACCTAGAAAAAGGTTAGAAAGGGAGCGTGGGGGCCCCCTTTGTCTAGAGCTCGGGACAAGTGAAGAAGTGGGAGGATCCTCATCCTCAACCTCCGCCTGTGCCTGGACCCAAGCCTGCGCCTCACCCTCTGCCAAACGAACTACATCCATTGGATCATCCTTCACCTCCTCAAAAACACGAGCATTCCGCggtttccaaatataccacatgaGCCACGGGAAAGCTATTATCTGAGATGCCGGATTATAAGAACCTAAGAAATGATTCACATTAGCATACACAGACTCCGTCGGAAAGGAGTCAGGACCAACATGTACCTGAGTtaaagcccaaacctgtcgTGTCGGAAGACACCAAAAAATagcatgatttattgtttcctcCTCAGCTCCACACCGTACACACACGGAATCACAAGAAATTCCGCGGCGCCGCAAATTTACTGAAACCGAAATACACCCTGTCAagacctgccacataaaatgttttattttcggTGGGCAGTGAACATTCCAAACGCCAGCCAAAATAGGAGTAATCTCTGGACCTAAATGGtcattttgttctttaaaatacattttgtaTTTTACCTTTAAAGtttatcttatttaaaatttatttacataattgaTCTCTAAAAAAatgcataaaaaaatattaagtaaaatatagaattcaaaatcgattatttttataatatacataaatcgaaaaaattaattattttccaaaaatatctcTACTAAATTGATTTCTATTTCCAAAACCAATTTCGGTTTATACTTacacaatctttacatttaacaatatataataaaatatctctAGAATACTTTTTTGTCttcctttaaaataaaaatatctcaaatttttcttaaaacaaagaatcaatctaatattttacataatcgatttcagatttattaatttttataattttttttatagttaaagcaaataaaattccaaataaaaattataatttttatatacgtAAAGCAAATTCcaaatgaaaattataatttttatatacttaaaacaaagagaataacAAATAGTGAGTTGACCTTAGTAGAGTGGCCAAAGGTAAGTCCtcaatgcacaaggcaccatcacaccagggatcgagtcccgctccctacgaatgtagggattaggctaatgggccggcctgttgtggcccaatgNNNNNNNNNNNNNNaaaaaaaaaaaaaaaaaaaagagaataacaaatatctcaatgttattatataaaactaaaaaatttataattttatattttatctaatgTAATTTTTGTGTTAGTTATATAAGACACCTGGAAAAAAACAGTTTGGTGTCATAATGGGCATTGACCTACACATTCTAATATTACATACtctatcaatattaaaatacgAGACAAATCTAATTAAGTCGATTAAATTAGTTATCATATGGTATACTGCggattaaattctaaaattaaaaatcaaaatataattatacaatttaaattctaatcttaacaaaaaaattaacaaacaaatgcaacttatattttcattttttaattataaatttttttgtacaaATCTAATATAGTAGTTCTGTTACATACAATAAGCTAGTGATCAAACCCAAGCCTTCGCTCGGTCCAGAAAACTCTGCTCAATGAGATCGACCCAATGTTCCATCAACTTTATTGTCTCTACTCGGGTCACAAGCAAACTTTGCTAAGCTCGATGTACTAACACAGAAAACTTAACTTATTtttacaagaaagaaaagtttgtttCTTCCCATGCAGGACtttgtcacatatatatatatatatatatatatatatatatatatatatattacacagtcttctttttattccaacaaatgttatattttgttgatacaTTGTTTATTATTGCTTTTTCCAAAATCgctaaacaataaaaaaaaaatatactaagaCATGTAAatgcttttttgttttcgttaacTGCTTTGCTGCATAAACTccagaaaatatatttgaaactgtagtccaaccttcatatatatatatatatatatatactacatttacaacaacaacagaagaaaaacgttatatatagagagaagataattaattattttaagttattttagTTCTGATTTTGAGATcgaattgtttttttggttttgagttattttatttctgatTTTGAGATCgaattgtttgtttctttttgatataaCTTACTTGCTAAAGTGATATGTTGATTAATCTGGTGATGATCATAGAGATAAGTCATGGTTTGTTCCAAAATCATGGAATTTTAAATACATCGTTGAATTTTTCCTGGAACTGAACTAGAAAATTTGAGAGAGtgtcaaataatatataagaatttgaggagaaaaaaaaaatcaaatcatccATACATAAAATATGGTGCTTAGAACATTATTGTTTCCACTCATAGCTTGAAAAATTCtaaatgaagaagagagtttGTATTTCTCAAAGTTAGGTTATAAAGTCTGAGTTTTTCATTGATATATAAATCATGCgccaaaaaataacaaaataattttttaaaatttgatcgGTCCATTTAAAGATTCTCAAAAATGTAAATCTAACTTTTGGAAACGACTCCAACATTTTGTGATATTCggagaatatttattttttaaaccaattctgtttatttgtaattttcttttgttctaaaTTGTATTGGTCTGGCTTGTGTGTTTATCTCTTTGGTTTTAGGTATATCAAAACAATATTTGCtaacaaattctaaaaacttACATGTGTCTGAATCTGATAGGTAAGGTGACTCGTTCTAACTCTCACTTTAAAAACAACATAATACATTCTAGCTAACATTTTTAGTATTTGACACTTTCTCTCACGTGTTGTGTCtgtttgaaa
Coding sequences within:
- the LOC104742500 gene encoding cytochrome P450 71B28-like — translated: MTELIRNPKVMKKVQDEIRTTLGDKKERITEEDLNQLRYFKLMVREVFRLHPSAPLLLPRETLSHVKIQGYDIPAKTQIIINAYAIAHVGFAPYGEEWRVMRKLSVVELFSLKKLQSFRSIREEENDLCVKKLSEFATKRSPVNLEKTLFTLIGNIVCRIGFGINLYDCDFVDEDRIVDLVHKSDEVIGDSLFSDFFPGRIGRLIDRISGQSKRLNNLFSELDTFFQNILDHHLKPGRERSYIIDVMIAMMKKQETDGDAFKFTTDHLKGMISDIFLAGVGASAATAVWAMTELIRNPKVMKKVQDEIRTTLGDKKERITEEDLNQLRYFKLMVREVFRLHPSAPLLLPRETLSHVKIQGYDIPAKTQIIINAYAIARDPKLWENPDEFNPDRFLDSSIDYKGLNFELIPFGSGRRICPGMTMGIMLVELALLNLLYFFDWGLREMDEANEIVTGNEDVLNFVQVLHH
- the LOC109128926 gene encoding cytochrome P450 71B28-like — encoded protein: MSLFLCFLCFLPLILIFLKIFKSSKWNVPPGPKTLPIIGNLHQRRELHPRHRRNLSDKYGPVVLLQYGFVPVVVISSKEAAEEVLKIHDLECCSRPETAGTRAAFYNFKDVGFAPYGEEWRVMRKLSVVELFSLKKLQSFRSIREEENDLCVKKLSEFATKRSPVNLEKTLFTLIGNIVCRIGFGINLYDCDFVDEDRIVDLVHKSDEVIGDSLFSDFFPGRIGRLIDRISGQSKRLNNLFSELDTFFQNILDHHLKPGRERSYIIDVMIAMMKKQETDGDAFKFTTDHLKGMISVPYL